The DNA region GCTTTCTGTCTCCCCTGATAACGGCCTCATGTTCAAGTATGTACCGCCCGACGTCAACAGACGGATCTATGTCGGCTGCCCGCGCCGAATCTTCCATTGCTTCTTCTTCCCTGCCGATAATTTTTTTCGCGACACCTCTGAACAGGTAGGACAGGGCAAGCTCTGGGTCGAGGTCTATGGCCTCGTCGAAGTCACAGACAGCTTTTTCGTGTTTCCCCAGCGCGTTTTTGAGACACCCTCTGTTGTGATAGATGGCCGGCTCTGCGGGATCCATCTTTTCGGCTTCGTCAAAGTTGGCGACCGCCTCCTCGTATCGTCCGAGACATGAGTTTGCGAATCCTCTTTCATCGTAGGAGTACTCGTCTTCAAGCGCGGCAGCTTTATCGAAGTCGGCGATTGCTTCTTCGTATCGTCCGAGCCAGTTTTTGGCGCTTCCCCTCTCGGTGTAGAACTCCGGGTCTTCAGGGCAGAGACTTATTGCCCTGTCATAGTCCTTTACTGCTTCTTCGATCCGTCCCAGATTTCTGTTGATCCACGCTCTTTCGTAGCAGACGCCGGGGTCTTCCGGGTCAAGGCTTATGGCTTTGTCAAGGTCGGATAAGGCCTGCTCGTATTGTCCGAGTCTTGTGTTTGCGCGCACCCTGGCGTTGAGGAATTCCATATTTTCGGGGTCGAGGCGCACCGCGTGGTCAAAGTCCTCCACGGCCTCTTCAAACCGCTCAAGCGCTGTTTTGGCCCAGGCCCTTTTGTAGAAGGCACCGGAGTCTTCGGGGCCGAGTCTTATAGCCTCGTCGAAATCCGCTACGGCTTCTCCGTATCGTTCAAGTTTTGTGTTCATCCACGCTCTTTCGTGGCGGACGCCGGGGTCTTCCGGGTCAAGGCGTATGACTCTGTCGAGGTCGGCTAACGCCTCTTCGTATCGCACGAGTTTCGTGTTCGCCCACGCTCTCTGGGAAAAGGCGTGCGGATCTTCGGGATCGAGACTTATGGCTCTGTCAAGGTCGGCCACCGCCTTTTCGTATCGCCCGAGGCGCATATTTGCGCACGCCCTGTTGTAGTGGGCAAGAGGATCTTCGGGATCAAGGCTTATGGCCTTGTCGAAATCTTCAAAGGCTTTTTTCTCCAGTCCGAAGACGCATCTGAAAGCGCCTCTGTCAATGAGGGAAGAAACGTACTCGGGGTTTTCCCTTGCCGTTTCGTCGAAGTCCTCCGGGTAGTCTTCCCGCGGACCCCGGCTGTATCTCGCGACTCCCTTGTCGCCGTACGCCCAGGAGTTTTCAGGAGGCATATATTCATAGTAATTCTCGGTTTCACGATGGCGGTCCAGCATTTCCGAAAGCATTTGTTTAAGCGCCACGGTGTTGAGATTCTCAGGGTTAAGCAATATCGCTTTCCCAAGGTCTTCTTCGGCTTCTTCGTACTGCTCAAGGTATATTTCCGCAACTCCTCTCTGGAAATAGGACATATCGGCTTCGGGATCGAGCCTTATGGATTTGTCGAGGTCTTCAACGGCTTCTTCGTATCTTTCAAGCTTGATTCTCGCGACCCCTCTGTAGTAGTAGGCCCCTGCGTCTTCAGGGTCGAGATTTATTGTTTTGTCAAAGTCTTCTGCGGCTTCCCCGAACCGTTCAAGCTCGAGCTTTACGGTTCCTCTTTCGTAGAGAGCCATAATGTTTTCAGGATCAAGGCTTATCGCCTTGTCATAGTCGGCGACCGCTTCTTCGCGCTGATTCAGATACTGCTTCATTCTCCCCTTCTCGTAGTGGCATTCTGACATCCGGGGGGCAAGCCTAATGGCTCTGTCAAAATCACCTATGGCTTCCCTGTAGCGACCCAGTTCTCCCTTCGCTACCCCGAGGTTGTAATAGGCAAGTTCGTGCTTCGGATCAAGGCCCAAGGCTCTGTTGAAATCCGCCATGGCTTCCGCGACGCGG from Candidatus Dadabacteria bacterium includes:
- a CDS encoding tetratricopeptide repeat protein — translated: MKKHPEDTQDGYYDPLTGGFITGGNIQDPVIREFDAAVELNPRDASAYHNRAVAKSAREMYEEAIEDYDKAISLDPKRTASYINRGVAKLNLNRVAEAMADFNRALGLDPKHELAYYNLGVAKGELGRYREAIGDFDRAIRLAPRMSECHYEKGRMKQYLNQREEAVADYDKAISLDPENIMALYERGTVKLELERFGEAAEDFDKTINLDPEDAGAYYYRGVARIKLERYEEAVEDLDKSIRLDPEADMSYFQRGVAEIYLEQYEEAEEDLGKAILLNPENLNTVALKQMLSEMLDRHRETENYYEYMPPENSWAYGDKGVARYSRGPREDYPEDFDETARENPEYVSSLIDRGAFRCVFGLEKKAFEDFDKAISLDPEDPLAHYNRACANMRLGRYEKAVADLDRAISLDPEDPHAFSQRAWANTKLVRYEEALADLDRVIRLDPEDPGVRHERAWMNTKLERYGEAVADFDEAIRLGPEDSGAFYKRAWAKTALERFEEAVEDFDHAVRLDPENMEFLNARVRANTRLGQYEQALSDLDKAISLDPEDPGVCYERAWINRNLGRIEEAVKDYDRAISLCPEDPEFYTERGSAKNWLGRYEEAIADFDKAAALEDEYSYDERGFANSCLGRYEEAVANFDEAEKMDPAEPAIYHNRGCLKNALGKHEKAVCDFDEAIDLDPELALSYLFRGVAKKIIGREEEAMEDSARAADIDPSVDVGRYILEHEAVIRGDRKLPRSHLVGLE